The following proteins are encoded in a genomic region of Mycolicibacterium rutilum:
- the pheS gene encoding phenylalanine--tRNA ligase subunit alpha: MADQPIDLSEDALTKAVSAARHAFDAAADLEALARAKTEHLGDRSPIALARQSLGTLAKSERADAGKRVNVARGEAQRAYDERIAALRAERDAAVLVAERIDVTLPSTRQPVGARHPITILSERIADTFVAMGWELAEGPEVETEQFNFDALNFPPDHPARSEQDTFHVAPDGSRQVLRTHTSPVQIRALLERDLPVYIISIGRTFRTDELDATHTPVFHQVEGLAVDKGLTMAHLRGTLDAFARSEFGPQGRTRFRPHFFPFTEPSAEVDIWFENKKGGPGWVEWGGCGMVNPNVLRACGIDPEVYSGFAFGMGLERTLQFRNGIPDMRDMVEGDVRFSLPFGVGA; this comes from the coding sequence GTGGCTGATCAGCCCATAGACCTGTCCGAAGACGCGCTGACCAAGGCGGTCAGTGCGGCCCGTCATGCCTTCGACGCGGCCGCCGACCTCGAGGCCTTGGCGCGCGCCAAGACCGAGCACCTCGGCGATCGCTCGCCGATCGCGCTCGCGCGCCAGTCGCTGGGCACCTTGGCCAAGTCCGAGCGCGCCGACGCGGGCAAACGGGTCAACGTCGCGCGCGGCGAGGCGCAACGCGCATACGACGAGCGGATCGCCGCGCTGCGGGCCGAACGCGACGCCGCGGTGCTGGTGGCCGAGCGGATCGATGTCACGCTGCCCTCGACGCGGCAGCCGGTCGGCGCCCGCCACCCGATCACGATCCTGTCCGAGCGGATCGCCGACACGTTCGTCGCGATGGGCTGGGAGCTGGCCGAGGGCCCCGAGGTCGAGACCGAGCAGTTCAACTTCGACGCGCTGAACTTCCCGCCCGACCATCCCGCGCGCAGCGAACAGGACACCTTCCACGTCGCACCGGACGGCTCACGTCAGGTGCTGCGCACCCACACCTCGCCGGTGCAGATCCGGGCGCTGCTCGAGCGCGACCTGCCGGTGTACATCATCTCGATCGGGCGCACGTTCCGCACCGACGAACTCGACGCCACCCACACACCGGTGTTCCACCAGGTGGAGGGACTGGCGGTGGACAAGGGACTGACGATGGCGCACCTGCGCGGCACGCTCGACGCATTCGCGCGTTCGGAGTTCGGCCCCCAGGGCCGCACCCGGTTCCGGCCGCACTTCTTCCCGTTCACCGAGCCGTCGGCCGAGGTCGACATCTGGTTCGAGAACAAGAAGGGCGGCCCCGGCTGGGTCGAATGGGGCGGCTGCGGGATGGTCAACCCGAATGTGTTGCGCGCCTGCGGCATCGACCCCGAGGTGTATTCCGGCTTCGCGTTCGGCATGGGCCTCGAACGTACGTTGCAGTTCCGCAACGGGATTCCCGACATGCGCGACATGGTCGAGGGCGACGTCCGGTTCTCGCTGCCGTTCGGGGTAGGCGCCTGA
- a CDS encoding adenylate/guanylate cyclase domain-containing protein, whose product MDVEPQQSSGPFWWLKNTNHNESVIAFLRRARRALPGDPEFGDPLSATGVGGPSAAARAADRLLEREAATREVSLGALQVWQALTERVSGKPANREATIVFTDLVGFSAWSLNAGDEATLRLLRRVSQVVEPPLLAAGGHIVKRLGDGIMAVFYEPTTAVRAAITAREAVKAVEVDGFTPRMRVGVHTGHPQRIGSDWVGVDVNIAARVMERATRGELMVSQATLERIPDEQFDALGVDAKRLRRQVFPIKQDGVPADFVMYRLKTRRHVPDGGDDAEQPAHE is encoded by the coding sequence GTGGATGTCGAGCCCCAACAGTCCTCGGGACCGTTCTGGTGGCTCAAGAACACCAACCACAACGAGAGCGTCATCGCGTTCCTGCGCCGCGCGCGGCGGGCACTGCCCGGCGACCCGGAGTTCGGCGACCCGCTGTCGGCGACCGGTGTCGGCGGACCCAGCGCGGCCGCCAGGGCCGCCGACCGCCTGCTCGAACGCGAGGCCGCCACGCGCGAGGTGAGCCTGGGGGCCCTGCAGGTGTGGCAGGCGCTGACCGAGCGGGTGTCGGGGAAACCGGCCAACCGGGAGGCGACGATCGTCTTCACCGACCTGGTGGGGTTCTCGGCGTGGTCGCTGAACGCCGGTGACGAAGCGACCCTGCGGCTGCTGCGGCGCGTGTCGCAGGTGGTCGAGCCGCCGCTGCTGGCGGCCGGCGGTCACATCGTCAAGCGCCTGGGCGACGGCATCATGGCCGTGTTCTACGAGCCGACGACGGCCGTGCGCGCCGCCATCACGGCCCGTGAAGCGGTGAAAGCCGTTGAGGTGGATGGTTTCACGCCGCGGATGCGGGTCGGTGTGCACACCGGCCATCCGCAGCGCATCGGCTCGGACTGGGTCGGTGTCGACGTCAACATCGCCGCGCGCGTGATGGAGCGCGCGACGCGCGGCGAGCTGATGGTGTCGCAAGCCACGCTGGAGCGCATTCCCGACGAGCAATTCGACGCGCTCGGCGTCGACGCCAAACGCCTTCGCCGACAGGTGTTTCCGATCAAGCAGGACGGCGTGCCCGCCGACTTCGTGATGTACCGGCTGAAAACCCGCAGGCACGTGCCAGATGGCGGGGACGATGCGGAGCAGCCCGCGCACGAATAG
- a CDS encoding oxygenase MpaB family protein encodes MTATSRADTAGAHPLGPDSLTWKYFGDLRTGLLGVWIGAIQNMYPELGAGVEDHSILLREPLQRVARSVYPIMGVVYDGERAAQTGEQIKGYHTTIKGVDAEGRRYHALNPETFYWAHATFFMLIIKTAEYFCGGLTEAEKRQLFDEHVQWYRMYGMSMRPVPDSWEEFCEYWDRKCCEELEINRATLDIFSIRIPKPWFVLMPTGIWDQLFKPMVGAQRWIAAGVFDDAVREKANMRWTPGDEVLLRLFGKLVELAFVAVPDEIRLHPRALAAYRRAAGKLAADAPLAEAPSFMAPPSDRRGMPMHYVPPRRSLLDRAGSLVHTTFALTGLRPARGRHKAA; translated from the coding sequence ATGACCGCAACATCGCGTGCTGACACCGCCGGAGCGCACCCGCTCGGGCCCGATTCCCTGACGTGGAAGTACTTCGGTGATCTGCGCACCGGGCTGCTCGGCGTCTGGATCGGCGCCATCCAGAACATGTATCCGGAACTGGGCGCAGGCGTCGAGGACCATTCGATCCTGCTGCGCGAACCGCTGCAGCGCGTCGCCCGCTCGGTGTACCCGATCATGGGCGTCGTCTACGACGGTGAGCGCGCCGCGCAGACCGGCGAGCAGATCAAGGGCTACCACACCACGATCAAGGGCGTGGACGCCGAGGGTCGCCGCTATCACGCGCTGAACCCGGAGACGTTCTACTGGGCCCACGCCACGTTCTTCATGCTGATCATCAAGACCGCCGAGTATTTCTGCGGCGGGCTGACCGAGGCCGAGAAGCGCCAACTGTTCGACGAGCATGTGCAGTGGTACCGGATGTACGGCATGAGCATGCGGCCGGTGCCGGACAGCTGGGAGGAGTTCTGCGAGTACTGGGACCGCAAGTGCTGCGAGGAACTCGAGATCAACCGCGCCACGCTCGACATCTTCTCGATCCGCATCCCCAAGCCGTGGTTCGTGCTGATGCCGACCGGAATCTGGGATCAACTCTTCAAGCCGATGGTGGGCGCGCAGCGCTGGATCGCGGCGGGCGTGTTCGACGACGCCGTCCGCGAGAAGGCGAACATGCGCTGGACCCCCGGCGACGAGGTGCTGCTGCGGCTGTTCGGCAAGCTCGTCGAGCTCGCGTTCGTCGCCGTTCCCGACGAAATCCGTTTGCATCCACGGGCTTTGGCGGCCTATCGGCGAGCGGCGGGCAAGCTGGCCGCCGACGCGCCGCTGGCCGAGGCGCCGTCGTTCATGGCACCGCCCAGTGACCGGCGCGGCATGCCCATGCACTACGTCCCGCCGCGCAGATCGCTGCTCGACCGGGCCGGCTCGCTGGTGCACACGACGTTCGCTTTGACGGGCCTGCGTCCGGCCCGCGGACGGCATAAGGCAGCCTAG
- a CDS encoding acyl-CoA dehydrogenase family protein encodes MLDWSDVDLAVRDAVREFVDKEIRPHVDALESGEMEPYPIIRKLFATFGIADMARESLNKRLAKLRDGGGDGSKSSSGGGGMFGDGSGGMGFVVVSELCRVSMGIVTGMGVSLGLTVPTIMSRGTLAQQERWLPDLVTYDKIGAWAITEPDSGSDAFGGMKSYVVRDGDDYILNGQKTFITNGPDADVVVVYAKLDEPGVDKRDRKVLTFVLDRGMEGFVQSQPLRKMGIHSSRTGELFFNNVRLSRDRLLGETEGDGGTSDGRASARSNFSAERIGVAAMSLGVIEECLRLCVDYAKTRKLWGQEIGQFQLIQLKLANMEVARMNVRNILFRVIEAAQTGTPISLPEASAIKWYCSQAATDVAMDAVQLFGGNGYMTEYRVEQLARDAKSLMIYAGSNEVQITHVARGLLS; translated from the coding sequence ATGCTCGATTGGTCTGATGTCGATCTCGCGGTGCGCGATGCGGTGCGCGAGTTCGTCGACAAGGAAATCCGCCCGCACGTCGACGCGCTGGAAAGCGGCGAGATGGAGCCCTACCCCATCATCCGCAAGCTGTTCGCGACGTTCGGCATCGCCGACATGGCCCGCGAGTCGCTGAACAAGCGGCTGGCCAAGCTTCGCGACGGCGGCGGGGACGGCTCGAAGTCCTCCTCCGGCGGCGGCGGGATGTTCGGCGACGGCTCCGGCGGCATGGGCTTCGTCGTCGTCAGCGAACTGTGCCGGGTGTCGATGGGCATCGTCACCGGGATGGGCGTCAGCCTGGGACTGACCGTGCCGACGATCATGAGCCGCGGCACGCTGGCCCAGCAGGAGCGGTGGCTGCCGGACCTGGTCACCTACGACAAGATCGGCGCCTGGGCGATCACCGAGCCGGATTCGGGTTCGGATGCGTTCGGCGGGATGAAGTCCTACGTCGTGCGCGACGGCGACGACTACATCCTCAACGGCCAGAAGACGTTCATCACGAACGGGCCCGACGCCGACGTCGTCGTGGTCTACGCCAAGCTCGACGAACCCGGCGTCGACAAGCGCGACCGCAAGGTGCTGACGTTCGTGCTGGACCGCGGCATGGAGGGCTTCGTGCAGTCCCAGCCGCTCCGCAAGATGGGGATCCACAGCTCGCGCACCGGCGAGTTGTTCTTCAACAACGTGCGGCTGAGCCGCGACCGGCTGCTCGGCGAGACCGAGGGAGACGGTGGCACGTCCGACGGCCGCGCCAGCGCCCGGTCCAACTTCTCCGCCGAGCGGATCGGCGTCGCCGCGATGTCGCTGGGCGTGATCGAGGAATGCCTGCGGCTCTGCGTCGACTACGCCAAGACCCGCAAGCTGTGGGGCCAGGAGATCGGGCAGTTCCAGCTGATCCAGCTCAAGCTCGCGAACATGGAAGTCGCGCGAATGAACGTGCGCAACATCTTGTTCCGCGTCATCGAGGCCGCACAGACCGGCACGCCGATCTCTCTGCCGGAGGCCTCGGCGATCAAGTGGTACTGCTCGCAGGCCGCCACCGACGTCGCGATGGATGCGGTGCAGTTGTTCGGCGGCAACGGCTACATGACCGAGTACCGCGTCGAACAGTTGGCGCGCGACGCCAAGTCGCTGATGATCTACGCCGGCAGCAACGAGGTCCAGATCACCCACGTGGCGCGCGGGCTGCTGAGCTAG
- a CDS encoding TrmH family RNA methyltransferase: MAAAVKLQRHTGRRRAERFLAEGPNLVEAALRRGLVSEVFATESAHERFAALLADAPVQLVTERAAKALSETVTPVGLVAVCTMPQTSLADVLAASPRLVAVAVEISEPGNAGTLIRIADAMGADAVVLAGHSVDPYNGKCLRASAGSIFSIPVVSQTDSAAVVGALRAADLQVLATTVDGEVSLDDAELASPTAWLFGPEAHGLPAELAREATHRVCIPMPGHAESLNVASAAAICLYQSAAAHRRS; this comes from the coding sequence GTGGCCGCAGCGGTCAAGCTGCAGCGCCACACAGGACGACGCCGCGCCGAGCGCTTCCTCGCCGAGGGACCCAACCTCGTCGAGGCGGCGCTGCGGCGCGGACTCGTATCCGAGGTCTTCGCCACCGAATCCGCGCATGAGCGGTTCGCTGCGCTGCTCGCCGACGCACCGGTTCAGCTGGTCACCGAGCGGGCCGCAAAAGCGTTGTCGGAGACGGTGACTCCGGTCGGCCTGGTCGCGGTGTGCACGATGCCGCAGACCTCGCTGGCCGACGTGCTGGCCGCGTCGCCCCGGCTGGTGGCGGTCGCGGTGGAGATCTCCGAACCGGGCAACGCCGGCACGCTGATCCGCATCGCCGACGCGATGGGCGCCGACGCCGTGGTGCTGGCCGGCCACAGCGTCGACCCGTACAACGGGAAGTGCCTGCGCGCCTCGGCAGGCAGCATCTTCTCGATCCCCGTTGTCTCCCAGACTGATTCCGCGGCCGTTGTCGGCGCGCTGCGGGCGGCGGATCTGCAGGTGCTGGCCACCACCGTCGACGGCGAGGTGTCGCTCGATGACGCCGAGCTGGCCTCACCGACAGCGTGGCTGTTCGGACCCGAGGCGCACGGTCTGCCCGCCGAACTGGCCCGCGAGGCGACGCACCGGGTCTGCATTCCGATGCCGGGCCACGCCGAGAGTCTCAACGTGGCCTCGGCGGCGGCGATCTGCCTGTACCAGAGCGCCGCCGCGCACCGCCGCAGCTAG